The proteins below are encoded in one region of Bifidobacterium dentium JCM 1195 = DSM 20436:
- a CDS encoding ABC transporter permease, translating to MNHVTLAGLPVTNLRRKPFRTTALVIVVTMLTVAFYGGSLLSMNLEAGLNSMQERMGADLMVTPQNTKNEAEALLTNGGSSTFYFTNDIENEVSKADGIDEITAQTYISSLAAACCDDKVQIIGFNPQTDFVITPWIGSQFDGVLEDGQIIAGASINVSGNNTVKLYGHEFPVAAQLANTGTSLDNSVFVNMNTVPDVVSYSAKVGHPAIPQEYADKAVSAILIKVKDGYSAQQVASNITKATGLKGLGYVYPGGITATTKNNLTVIVGYVTIFVAVFWIMGLIVLLAVFASAMNERKREFAAYRIMGATRSTLVGIIIRESVIIGALGGAIGVALASLAIFPFSTLIGRQLQLPYLQSGVWNVMLLIAVSFVFAVITGVIASIATAVKLSAPETYLTLREGE from the coding sequence ATGAATCATGTCACCCTTGCCGGCCTGCCTGTGACGAATCTCAGGCGCAAGCCGTTTCGGACCACGGCCCTCGTCATCGTGGTCACCATGCTCACCGTCGCCTTTTACGGAGGCTCCCTGCTGTCGATGAACCTTGAAGCGGGATTGAACAGCATGCAGGAACGTATGGGCGCCGATCTGATGGTTACCCCGCAGAATACGAAAAACGAAGCCGAGGCGTTGCTGACGAATGGCGGATCGAGTACCTTCTACTTCACCAACGACATCGAAAACGAGGTATCGAAGGCCGACGGCATCGACGAAATCACCGCACAGACCTACATTTCGTCGCTGGCCGCCGCATGTTGCGACGACAAGGTGCAGATCATCGGCTTCAACCCGCAAACCGATTTCGTCATCACCCCATGGATTGGCTCGCAATTCGACGGTGTGCTCGAAGACGGCCAAATCATCGCCGGAGCCAGCATCAACGTATCCGGAAACAACACCGTCAAGCTGTATGGGCACGAATTCCCGGTCGCCGCGCAGCTGGCGAACACGGGTACGTCACTTGACAATTCCGTATTCGTCAATATGAACACTGTCCCCGACGTCGTTTCCTATTCCGCGAAGGTCGGGCATCCCGCCATTCCGCAGGAATATGCCGACAAAGCGGTCTCCGCCATCCTGATCAAGGTCAAGGATGGCTATTCCGCACAGCAGGTCGCCTCCAACATCACCAAAGCTACGGGACTCAAAGGCCTTGGCTATGTCTATCCGGGCGGCATCACCGCAACCACCAAGAACAATCTGACGGTCATCGTGGGATATGTGACGATTTTCGTGGCCGTGTTCTGGATCATGGGGCTGATCGTACTGCTTGCGGTATTCGCCTCCGCCATGAATGAGCGCAAACGTGAATTCGCCGCGTACCGCATCATGGGGGCCACACGCTCCACATTGGTGGGCATCATCATCAGGGAATCCGTCATAATCGGCGCATTGGGCGGTGCAATCGGCGTGGCGCTCGCTTCGCTGGCGATCTTCCCCTTCAGCACGCTGATCGGCAGACAGCTGCAACTGCCTTATCTGCAATCCGGCGTGTGGAACGTAATGCTGCTGATCGCCGTGAGTTTCGTATTCGCGGTGATTACCGGTGTGATCGCATCCATCGCCACCGCGGTGAAACTGTCCGCACCGGAAACCTATCTGACGTTGAGGGAGGGGGAGTGA
- a CDS encoding DUF4418 family protein produces MNKKLFAAIAQFVLGVLIAVAPRTFAHVCEVTDMPMACHYTAQAALGIGIVIALLAIIGLFVAEATRAGLDIANAVLGVLVILVPTVLIGVCKGAMMHCHMVTLPTLIVLGVLTTVFSVIAAYLDLKPAKHR; encoded by the coding sequence ATGAACAAGAAACTTTTCGCAGCCATTGCGCAGTTCGTCCTTGGCGTGCTGATCGCCGTCGCCCCGCGAACCTTCGCCCATGTGTGCGAGGTCACGGACATGCCGATGGCCTGCCATTACACCGCGCAGGCAGCGCTCGGCATCGGCATCGTCATCGCACTGCTCGCCATCATCGGTCTGTTTGTCGCCGAAGCGACCCGCGCCGGTCTGGACATCGCCAACGCCGTACTGGGCGTGCTGGTGATTCTGGTACCGACCGTGCTGATCGGCGTGTGCAAGGGCGCGATGATGCATTGCCACATGGTGACGCTGCCTACGCTGATCGTGCTGGGCGTACTCACCACGGTATTCTCCGTCATCGCCGCATACCTTGACCTGAAGCCGGCAAAGCATCGCTGA
- a CDS encoding nucleobase:cation symporter-2 family protein, producing MSEEKNITKTSVSFEALSSLDAPVSFWKGIPFGLQHVMAMFVANLAPIFLVASAAKMDAAQSATIIQAGLLVAGLGTCLQLYGLWLIGSRLPMVTGISFTYVAAAMSIAQNQGYGAVAGAVVLGGLLEVVLGLTAKYWRRFVPPIVSAIVVTSIGFSLLSVGATSFGGGSGAKDFGSWQNLTLGLISLVACLAFQLLMKGTAKQLSVLFGLVVGYMVAIVMGKVDFSGFSSLQVVSVPHFMPFQLEFDPGAIISFALLYVVSSVEVLGDTAALTKVGLDRQPTDRETAGAIAGDGLISSVSGLFGCLPLTSFAQNIGLVAMTKVINRKVILSGGLILVLASFVPAVAEVFNSLPQAVLGGCTIMMFGNIILSGFQMISEAGYTQRNITIAALSLTIGIGFTQVGDIFTNFPPLFQSIFASNCIAVAFVVAVILNAVLPSEEHFLSAPQHQED from the coding sequence GTGAGCGAAGAGAAGAACATCACGAAGACGAGTGTCTCGTTCGAGGCGTTGAGCAGCCTGGACGCACCCGTATCGTTCTGGAAGGGCATTCCGTTCGGCCTGCAGCACGTCATGGCCATGTTCGTGGCCAATCTGGCACCGATTTTTCTGGTGGCCTCGGCCGCCAAGATGGATGCCGCGCAGTCGGCCACGATCATTCAGGCCGGTCTGCTGGTGGCCGGCCTGGGCACCTGCCTGCAGCTGTATGGCCTGTGGCTGATCGGTTCCCGTCTGCCGATGGTCACCGGCATTTCATTCACCTATGTCGCCGCCGCCATGTCGATCGCCCAGAATCAGGGCTATGGCGCCGTCGCCGGTGCGGTCGTGCTCGGAGGCCTGTTGGAGGTCGTGCTCGGTTTGACGGCCAAATATTGGCGTCGTTTCGTGCCTCCGATCGTATCCGCGATTGTGGTCACGTCCATCGGCTTCTCCCTGCTGTCCGTCGGTGCCACCAGCTTTGGCGGCGGTTCCGGCGCGAAGGATTTCGGTAGCTGGCAAAATCTTACGCTCGGTCTGATCTCGCTGGTGGCATGCCTCGCGTTCCAGTTGCTGATGAAGGGCACCGCCAAGCAGCTGTCCGTGCTGTTCGGCCTGGTTGTCGGCTACATGGTTGCGATTGTCATGGGCAAGGTCGATTTCTCCGGTTTCTCGAGCCTGCAGGTGGTGTCGGTCCCTCACTTCATGCCGTTCCAGCTTGAGTTTGATCCGGGTGCGATCATTTCCTTCGCATTGCTGTATGTGGTCTCCTCCGTGGAAGTGCTTGGTGATACCGCAGCCCTCACCAAGGTGGGTCTCGACCGTCAGCCCACCGACAGGGAAACCGCCGGCGCCATCGCCGGTGATGGTCTGATCTCCTCCGTCTCCGGACTGTTCGGCTGCCTGCCGCTGACCTCCTTCGCGCAAAACATCGGTCTGGTGGCCATGACGAAGGTCATCAACCGCAAGGTGATTCTTTCGGGTGGCCTGATCCTAGTGCTGGCCAGCTTCGTGCCGGCAGTGGCGGAAGTGTTCAATTCCCTGCCGCAGGCCGTGCTTGGCGGCTGCACCATCATGATGTTCGGCAACATCATCCTGTCGGGCTTCCAGATGATCTCCGAAGCGGGGTACACGCAGCGCAACATCACCATCGCCGCGCTGAGCCTGACCATCGGCATCGGCTTCACGCAGGTCGGCGACATCTTCACCAACTTCCCTCCGCTGTTCCAGTCGATCTTCGCATCCAACTGCATCGCGGTGGCGTTCGTGGTCGCCGTGATTCTCAACGCGGTGCTACCGAGTGAGGAGCACTTCCTGTCCGCTCCGCAGCATCAGGAGGATTAA
- a CDS encoding ATP-dependent helicase — MGPVLCDPQTLIKDLNPQQSEAVKYYGQALLIGAGAGSGKTRVLTRRIAWLLAHGIWASQILAITFTNKAAAEMRERLAAIVGPEAERMWISTFHSACVRILRRDGDQIGLKSGFSIYDTADSERLIKLIGADLNIDLKRYTPRMILGKISDYKNSLISWKDQLKTYAADYRPGQRGYQLGRFDNVEELFAVVYSEYQYRLAQANAVDFDDLIMRTVELLRTCPQASDYYRHKFRYIFVDEYQDTNHAQYVLVRELSGIDSGEQADPHATGAGRVGPSWVTVVGDSDQSIYAFRGADIRNIQDFEEDFPNAKTIMLEQNYRSTQTILDAANAVIAKNENRKPKKLWTALGKGDPIIGYAADNAQQEAGYIASEITRLHTEEGIAYSDMAIMYRANAQSRSLEEAMINANLPYQLVGGTKFYERREVKDAIAYLQAIVNPADDVNMRRILNVPKRGLGARAEGLVAMYADRHGTTFFDGIEHLDQIEGMTGRTAKPLGAFRDLMHELVDFAKAHDAKPSEVVAEVLSRSGLLEELQRSEDPQDASRVDNLSQLQSVAAEFEQNTPDATLAGFLETTALVADSDQLPGENEDSGKVTMMTLHTAKGLEYPVVFLTGMEQGTFPHSRAMEDTSELSEERRLAYVGITRAKRRLYVTRAAVRAQWGQANEMMPSQFLDEIPEDLIDWKRKEAGMERMRGGWQSGFDDDDEFGGWGDDDFGTSSFGGSGYGSRGGSYGGTTSYGSRSSYGGSSYGSSSSRGGSSYGSGRAAYGSSSRSSYGSSSYGSGKSAKAGKVTTRHTKPKALDKPRTTPASALSKDNNLNIEDFHIGDKITHDQYGLGTIVDTQDKGRNSVITVDFGTDGIKRLMLRVAPIEKL; from the coding sequence ATGGGACCCGTCTTGTGCGATCCGCAAACGTTGATCAAGGATCTCAATCCGCAGCAGAGCGAAGCGGTGAAGTACTACGGTCAGGCATTGCTTATCGGCGCAGGTGCGGGATCAGGCAAGACCCGTGTGCTGACACGCCGTATCGCATGGCTTCTGGCTCATGGCATCTGGGCAAGCCAGATTCTCGCCATCACTTTCACCAACAAAGCCGCGGCCGAGATGAGGGAACGTCTCGCCGCAATCGTCGGACCGGAAGCCGAACGCATGTGGATTTCGACGTTCCATTCCGCCTGCGTGCGCATCCTGCGACGCGACGGCGACCAGATCGGCCTGAAATCCGGATTCTCCATCTATGACACCGCTGACAGTGAACGACTGATCAAGCTGATCGGCGCCGATCTGAACATTGACCTGAAGCGCTATACGCCGCGCATGATTCTCGGCAAGATCTCCGACTACAAGAACTCACTGATCTCGTGGAAGGACCAGCTCAAGACCTATGCCGCCGATTACCGGCCGGGGCAACGCGGCTACCAGCTGGGACGGTTCGACAACGTCGAGGAACTGTTCGCCGTGGTGTACTCCGAATACCAGTACCGTCTGGCCCAGGCCAACGCCGTGGACTTCGACGATCTGATTATGCGCACCGTCGAACTGCTCAGAACGTGCCCGCAAGCGAGCGATTATTACCGGCACAAATTCCGTTACATTTTCGTGGACGAGTATCAGGACACCAATCACGCCCAATACGTATTGGTGCGTGAACTTTCCGGCATCGATTCGGGCGAGCAGGCCGATCCGCATGCCACGGGCGCGGGCCGGGTCGGACCCTCCTGGGTTACCGTCGTCGGTGACTCCGATCAGTCCATATACGCCTTCCGCGGCGCCGACATCCGCAACATCCAGGATTTCGAAGAGGACTTCCCGAACGCGAAGACCATCATGCTCGAACAGAACTACCGTTCGACGCAGACCATTCTGGATGCGGCGAATGCGGTGATCGCGAAGAACGAGAACCGCAAGCCGAAGAAACTGTGGACCGCACTCGGCAAAGGCGATCCGATCATCGGCTATGCAGCCGACAACGCGCAGCAGGAGGCCGGCTATATCGCATCCGAAATCACAAGGCTGCATACGGAGGAAGGCATCGCCTACAGCGACATGGCCATCATGTACCGGGCCAACGCGCAATCGCGTTCACTGGAAGAGGCGATGATCAACGCCAACCTGCCATACCAGTTGGTAGGAGGCACCAAATTCTACGAACGCAGAGAAGTCAAGGACGCCATCGCATATTTGCAGGCCATCGTGAACCCCGCCGACGACGTGAACATGCGTCGCATCCTGAACGTGCCGAAACGAGGGCTGGGCGCCCGTGCGGAAGGGCTGGTCGCCATGTATGCGGATCGGCATGGCACGACGTTCTTCGACGGCATCGAACATCTTGACCAGATCGAAGGCATGACCGGACGAACGGCGAAGCCATTGGGAGCGTTCCGCGACCTGATGCACGAATTGGTCGACTTTGCGAAGGCGCATGACGCCAAACCATCCGAAGTGGTGGCGGAGGTGCTGTCCAGAAGCGGACTTCTGGAGGAACTGCAACGCTCCGAAGATCCGCAGGACGCCTCACGCGTGGATAATCTTTCGCAGCTGCAATCCGTAGCGGCGGAATTCGAACAGAACACGCCGGACGCCACATTGGCGGGATTCCTGGAAACCACCGCATTGGTGGCGGATTCCGATCAGTTGCCCGGTGAGAACGAGGATTCCGGCAAGGTCACGATGATGACCCTGCATACCGCCAAGGGCCTTGAATATCCGGTCGTGTTCCTCACCGGCATGGAGCAGGGTACCTTCCCTCATTCACGAGCCATGGAAGATACGAGTGAGCTTTCCGAGGAACGTCGTCTTGCCTATGTGGGCATCACCCGTGCGAAAAGGCGTCTGTATGTGACCCGAGCGGCGGTGCGTGCGCAATGGGGACAGGCCAACGAAATGATGCCAAGCCAGTTCCTCGATGAGATTCCGGAGGATCTCATCGATTGGAAGCGTAAGGAAGCCGGCATGGAACGCATGCGCGGCGGTTGGCAGAGCGGCTTCGACGATGACGACGAATTCGGCGGTTGGGGCGATGACGACTTCGGCACCTCGTCGTTCGGCGGCTCCGGATATGGCTCACGTGGCGGATCCTATGGTGGAACGACCTCATACGGTTCTCGCTCTTCGTATGGAGGATCGTCATATGGCTCGTCATCCTCCCGTGGTGGCTCGTCCTACGGTTCGGGCCGTGCCGCGTACGGTTCGAGTTCGCGATCCTCGTACGGATCGTCTTCCTACGGTTCCGGCAAGTCCGCTAAGGCCGGCAAGGTGACCACCCGTCACACCAAACCGAAGGCGCTTGACAAACCGAGAACCACACCCGCCTCCGCACTGAGCAAGGACAATAACCTCAATATCGAGGATTTCCATATCGGAGACAAGATCACGCACGACCAGTATGGCTTGGGCACCATCGTCGATACGCAGGACAAGGGCCGCAATTCCGTTATCACCGTGGATTTCGGCACGGATGGCATCAAGCGGCTGATGCTGCGCGTGGCGCCTATCGAAAAGCTCTGA
- a CDS encoding phage holin family protein, producing MSHFISRWLVLTIAAGVMVALLPGMHAIGDPPILGIGAFALFMALINASIKPIVHAIALPFSILSFGLIALIINWLFMQLASWLAMSLFDVGVVIDGFWWSVIGSLIMSIVSTIVGGIIGGMFAD from the coding sequence ATGAGTCATTTCATTTCACGTTGGCTGGTTTTGACCATAGCGGCCGGGGTCATGGTCGCCCTGCTGCCCGGCATGCATGCCATCGGAGACCCTCCGATTCTTGGCATCGGGGCGTTCGCACTGTTCATGGCACTGATCAATGCTTCGATCAAACCGATCGTGCATGCCATAGCGTTGCCGTTTTCCATTCTGTCGTTCGGTCTGATCGCCCTGATCATCAACTGGCTGTTCATGCAGCTCGCCTCCTGGCTGGCCATGAGCCTGTTCGACGTGGGCGTCGTCATCGACGGCTTCTGGTGGTCCGTCATCGGTTCGCTGATCATGTCGATCGTATCCACCATCGTCGGCGGCATTATCGGCGGCATGTTCGCGGACTGA
- the rpsD gene encoding 30S ribosomal protein S4 → MTNVQRSRRQVRLSRALGIALTPKAQRIFEKRPYAPGEHGRTRRRTESDYAVRLREKQRLRAQYGISEKQLRAAYEKGTHTAGQTGNAMLTDLETRLDALVLRAGFARTTAQARQFVVHRHILVDGNIVDRPSYRVKPGQTIQVKAKSQTMVPFQIAAEGVHRDVLPAVPGYLDVNLPSLKATLTRKPEAEEIPVQVNIQYVVEFYAR, encoded by the coding sequence ATGACGAACGTTCAGCGTTCTCGCCGTCAGGTGCGTCTTTCCCGCGCCCTCGGCATCGCTCTGACCCCTAAGGCTCAGCGCATCTTCGAAAAGCGTCCGTATGCTCCGGGTGAGCACGGCCGCACCCGCCGCCGCACTGAATCCGATTACGCAGTGCGTCTGCGCGAGAAGCAGCGTCTTCGCGCTCAGTACGGCATTTCCGAGAAGCAGCTTCGCGCCGCTTACGAGAAGGGCACCCACACCGCCGGCCAGACCGGTAACGCCATGCTGACCGATCTCGAGACCCGTCTTGACGCCCTGGTTCTGCGTGCAGGTTTCGCTCGCACCACCGCCCAGGCCCGTCAGTTCGTGGTCCACCGTCACATTCTCGTCGACGGCAACATCGTCGACCGCCCGTCCTACCGCGTCAAGCCTGGCCAGACCATTCAGGTCAAGGCCAAGAGCCAGACCATGGTTCCGTTCCAGATTGCTGCCGAAGGCGTGCACCGCGATGTGCTGCCGGCGGTCCCGGGCTACCTGGACGTCAACCTGCCTTCCCTGAAGGCTACCCTGACTCGTAAGCCTGAAGCCGAGGAAATCCCGGTGCAGGTCAACATCCAGTACGTGGTCGAATTCTACGCCCGCTGA
- a CDS encoding histidine phosphatase family protein — MLLHLHLVRHGQTFFNRYNRLQGWSNSPLTQSGIADADKAATKLRDYDFAAAYCSDTTRAQITAQRILDMNELAGHVRPALISDMHLREQFYGYFEGQDMSVAWTAAGGPHGAKNYNDIVAKFGLAATRDFLKEADPFHDAESDAEYWERVEGGFSLIAANPLLKDGDHVLQISHGNTLLSLMHRYAPEGYDLSERPANGSVTSLDFDTEQPIDQAVTVISYNQ; from the coding sequence ATGTTGCTTCATCTCCATCTCGTCCGTCACGGACAGACGTTCTTCAATCGATACAACCGTCTGCAAGGGTGGTCGAATTCGCCACTGACGCAGTCCGGCATCGCCGATGCCGACAAGGCCGCAACCAAGTTGCGCGATTACGATTTCGCCGCCGCCTATTGTTCCGACACCACGCGCGCCCAGATAACCGCGCAGCGCATTCTCGACATGAATGAGTTGGCAGGGCATGTCCGTCCGGCGTTGATCAGCGACATGCATTTGCGCGAACAGTTCTATGGATATTTCGAGGGACAGGACATGAGCGTCGCATGGACTGCTGCCGGCGGGCCTCACGGGGCCAAGAACTACAATGACATCGTGGCGAAGTTCGGCCTTGCGGCCACCCGTGACTTTCTGAAAGAGGCCGATCCGTTCCATGACGCCGAGTCCGATGCCGAATACTGGGAACGCGTCGAGGGGGGATTTTCGCTGATCGCCGCAAATCCGTTGCTGAAGGACGGCGATCATGTGCTGCAGATTTCTCATGGCAATACCTTGCTGAGTCTGATGCATCGTTATGCGCCTGAAGGCTATGACCTCAGCGAACGACCGGCAAACGGGTCGGTCACCAGCCTTGATTTCGACACGGAACAACCAATCGATCAGGCAGTGACCGTCATTTCATATAACCAGTGA
- a CDS encoding xanthine phosphoribosyltransferase codes for MKELEERIREQGTVKSGDVLKVDAFLNHQCDVELFDHMGAAWAEHFQGKTITKILTIEASGIGIACVAARHFGNAPVVFAKKAQSINLDGDQYTTTVYSFTKQKEFPVIVSKRYLNEGDHVLLIDDFLANGKALRGLIELCHKAGAVVEGIGIAVEKGFQGGGDKLREEGYDVDSLAIVESMDSQTGSITFRA; via the coding sequence ATGAAGGAGCTTGAAGAGCGCATTCGCGAACAGGGTACCGTCAAGTCGGGCGACGTGTTGAAGGTCGACGCCTTCCTCAACCATCAGTGCGATGTGGAACTGTTCGATCATATGGGCGCCGCCTGGGCCGAGCATTTCCAAGGCAAGACCATCACCAAGATTCTGACCATCGAGGCTTCCGGCATCGGCATCGCCTGTGTGGCGGCCCGTCATTTCGGCAATGCACCGGTGGTGTTCGCCAAGAAGGCGCAGTCCATTAACCTTGACGGCGATCAGTACACCACCACCGTCTATTCCTTCACCAAGCAGAAGGAATTCCCCGTCATCGTCTCCAAGCGTTACCTCAATGAGGGCGATCATGTGCTGCTTATCGATGATTTCCTGGCCAATGGCAAAGCATTGAGAGGTCTGATTGAGCTGTGTCATAAGGCAGGTGCCGTGGTGGAGGGCATCGGCATCGCCGTGGAGAAGGGTTTTCAAGGTGGCGGCGACAAGCTCCGCGAGGAAGGCTATGACGTCGATTCGCTGGCGATCGTGGAATCGATGGATTCCCAGACCGGTTCCATTACATTCCGCGCATAG
- a CDS encoding ABC transporter ATP-binding protein has translation MNVLELHDLTREFTRRGKPFAAVDHVNLILREGEFIAIVGRSGNGKSTLLNLITGLLRPTDGTITLDGRNIVALRDRQMSAIRNRVIGFVTQSQTLLPNLTVIDNVILPAVLEPGNQETDGNDDAQENDDAEKMPSGQTQVDDGLPDVIAAAPIATDTAVRSSDRLVGRARELLEMLEIADLADCYPKELSGGEMRRVSIARALMNRPKLLIADEPTGDLDAASTAIVMRLLRDVANGGTAVLMVTHDPDALAYVDYVFRMDRGVLSEA, from the coding sequence ATGAACGTATTGGAGCTGCACGATCTGACCCGTGAATTCACGCGCCGTGGCAAGCCGTTCGCGGCGGTCGATCATGTGAACCTCATTCTGAGGGAAGGTGAATTCATCGCCATCGTGGGGCGTTCCGGCAACGGCAAGAGTACGCTGCTCAACCTCATTACCGGATTGCTGCGTCCTACTGACGGCACGATCACGCTTGATGGGCGGAATATCGTCGCCTTACGTGACAGACAGATGTCGGCGATACGCAACCGGGTGATCGGATTCGTGACGCAGAGTCAGACGTTGCTGCCGAATCTCACCGTAATCGATAACGTGATTCTTCCGGCGGTACTCGAGCCCGGCAATCAAGAGACCGATGGCAACGATGATGCTCAGGAGAACGATGATGCCGAGAAGATGCCTTCCGGCCAGACGCAGGTGGACGACGGTCTGCCAGATGTAATCGCGGCGGCACCGATCGCCACGGATACGGCCGTCCGTTCTTCCGACCGTCTTGTCGGGCGTGCCCGTGAGTTGCTGGAAATGCTGGAAATCGCCGATCTGGCCGACTGTTATCCGAAGGAGCTCTCCGGCGGTGAGATGCGTCGCGTCTCCATCGCACGCGCGCTGATGAATCGGCCGAAGTTGCTCATTGCCGATGAACCCACCGGTGATCTGGATGCGGCAAGCACCGCGATCGTCATGCGGCTGCTACGGGATGTCGCGAATGGCGGTACCGCTGTGTTGATGGTCACGCATGACCCGGACGCTCTGGCATATGTGGACTACGTATTCCGCATGGATAGGGGAGTGCTGAGCGAGGCATAG